CTCCGCTCATTGCTCCCTCAAAAACATCACCTTTAATGTAACCAGCAAAGGTCACATTTGACGGATGTTTGCGAGTCACAATGCTTCTGACTTTATGTGGGATAACCCATTTATTTGTTTCACCGAACCAGATAAAACGGACGTCTGGCATTCGTTCTGCGACTTTTACAAATTCATCAATGCCCTTACGCATAAAATAAAGCCCAGCACAAACAACTACTTTTTCATCTGGTTTAATATCAAAATAACGACGGAAAGCTTCTTCTTTGGCAGAATCTGGAACATAGCGTGACAAATCAATGCCATTTGAAACAGCGTAAATTGGGTGTTTAATGCCATAACCTGCAATCAAAGATTTTGAGTATTCCGTAGGTGTGATAATAGCATCCGCTTTTTGATAAAAACGGCAAAGATACCATCTAAAAATCGGTGATACTAAATTTGAACCAATGAATGAATCACGAAAGTCTTCTTCGGTTGAATGACCGTGCATAAGCACTTTTTTACCAGCTCTTTTAGATTTCATCAACAGATGCCAGCTTTTAAGCCCATAAGTATTAATGTGTACTAAATCATAATCGTCTTTCGGGTTGGTTGTATATTCTTGCCCCACCATTGTAAGGGCACGCTCTTGATGCTTAATCGCACGTCCTATGCCAGATTTTCCCAAATAATTCTCGGCTTCCAAATACAGTAAAACTTTCATAATTTCTATTATATCTTATTTTGTATTTTTTTTCACCAAGAGTCAAAAAAATCAGTCCTCGGACCGATTTTTAATTTGATATAGCTAGTCAACTATTAACGTGTTGTGCCACGTGTTGTAAGACCGTGATTAAGAAGAATTTCTTTTTCTTCGAGTTCCTCTTTGTTCATGATTTTAGTCAACATACGCATGCTGACAGCACCAAGGTCATAAACTGGTTGGCTGATTGAGCTAAGGTTTGGACGTGTGTATGATGTGATTGGTGAATCATTGCTTGTGATGATTTCAAAGTCTTCTGGAACTTTTTTGCCAGCTTCGAACAAGCCATTCAACAATCCTGCTGCCAATTCGTCTTCGGCAACAAAGGCTGCTGTTGAGCCAGAATTAATCACACGTTGTGCAAGTTCAAATCCGTCCTTATAGTTGTAATTAGCTTCAAAGACAAGGCCTTCTTTGAACGATAAGCCATTTTTTTCAAGACCTTCTTTGTAACCAGCTAAACGCACTTTACCGTTGATATCATCGATAAGTGGACCAGAAACAAAGGCGATTTCTTTATTATTTTTAGCCAAAATATCAACAACATCAGCAACGGCTGCTTTGTAGTCAATATTAACACTTGGGAGTTGGTGTTCTAAGTCAACTGTACCCGCAAGTACAACTGGTGTGCGTGAGCGAGAGAACTCTGCACGAATTTTTTCAGTCAAACGATGTCCCATGAAGATAATACCATCAACTTGTTTAGCAAACAAGGTGTTAACAACGTTAACTTCCTTATCATCATCTTCATCACTTGAAGCAAGTACGATATTGTACTTGTACATAGCGGCAATATCATCAATCCCTTTAGCAAGAATTGAGAAATAGCTGTTAGCAATATTAGGGATAACAACACCTACTGTTGTTGTCTTTTTACTTGCTAAACCGCGGGCAACGGCATTTGGACGATAATCCAAACGGTCAATAACTTCAAGGACTTTTTTACGTGTGTTTTCCTTTACGTTTTTATTGCCATTTACAACACGACTAACTGTTGCCATAGAGACGCCTGCTTCTCGGGCAACGTCATAAATTGTAATCGTATCATCAGTGTTCATTATTGGACTTCCTTTCTATTTGAAAATTTCGCTTTCACGGATATTTTATCATCTTTTGAAAACACTTTCAAGGGGTAAGTGGTCCTTTTTGAAAACTTTTCATATATTGTAAGCGTTTAATTGGTTGATTTCTGTATCAAACTACTTGAAAAGTCAAAATTTGAGGCTTTTCAAAATAATTTGTGAAAATTTGCATTAGAATTATGGGAAAGATTCCTCTTTGTCTCACTTACTATTTTTTTGTCCGTAAGCCCGCTTTTTTTGACTCAAGTCTTGATTTTTTCTGCTTTTTTTGAAAGAATGGGTTTAATTAGAAAGAAGGTTTCTCATGTCAAAATTAGATCAAATCTGCTTATATCTTAATCAAGAAAAAGCTAATATCGCTGTTTTTTCTGACCCTGTTACTGTAAATTATTTAACTGGCTTTTACTGTGACCCACATGAACGCCAAATGTTCCTTTTTGTGTATAGCGACCGTGAACCCGTCCTTTTCGTTCCTGCGCTTGAAGTAGCACGCGCAAGCCAAATTGTCGCTTTCCCTGTTTTTGGTTATATGGATTCTGAAAATCCTTGGCAAAAAATCAAATCAAGTCTGCCTTCAACTGACAGCGCGAAAGTTTTTGCTGAATTTGACAACCTCAATGTGACAAAATTCCAAGGTTTGCAAACTGTTTTTGACGGACGTTTTGAAGACTTGACACCGTTTATTCAAAAAATGCGTCTCATCAAATCACAAGATGAAATCGAAAAAATGCTAATCGCTGGTCAGTTTGCTGATAAGGCGGTTCAAGTTGGTTTTGATAATATTTCATTAGACAATACAGAGACTGACGTCATTGCCATAATTGAGTTTGAAATGAAAAAACAAGGTGTTGAAAAAATGAGTTTTGACACTATGGTCTTAACTGGAAATAATGCTGCTAATCCACATGGTATCCCTGGTACAAACAAAATTGAAAATAACTCACTACTCTTGTTTGACCTTGGAACAGATATGCATGGCTATGCTAGTGATATGACGCGTACTGTTGCCGTTGGTAAACCTGACCAATTCAAAAAAGATATTTACGAACTTTGCTTAGAAGCCCAATTAACAGCTCAAGAATTCATCAAACCTGGTGTTCTTGCTAGCGAAGTTGACGCTGCTGCACGTAATGTCATTGAAAAAGCCGGATACGGTAAATACTTCAACCACCGTCTTGGACATGGTATCGGTATGACTTGCCACGAATTTCCTTCAATCATGGAAGGTAACGATATGGAAATTCAAGAAGGCATGTGCTTCTCTGTCGAACCTGGCATTTATATCCCTGGAAAAGTTGGCGTACGTATCGAGGATTGCGGACACGTCACAAAATCTGGCTTTGAAGTCTTTACACACACACCAAAAGAATTGCTCTATTTTGAAGGATAATACACAAAAACCAAGCCAAATGGCTTGGTTTTATTAATGTCCTGCATTTCCTAATAAGTTAACCATGACAACACCAATGATAATCAAAATTAAACCGATAACGCTATAAACATTTAGTGTTTCTTTGAAAATCATTACTGAGATAAAGGCTATCAAAACTAAACCAACAGCTGACCATGTTGTATAAGTTACTCCTAAAGGAATTTTTCGCATTGCGAGTGATAAGAAATAGAAACAAACGCCATAGCTAAGTAGGGCAGAAACGGTTGGAGTAGGCTTTGTAAAATCGTCTAATAATTTCAATAAGTTAGTTCCCAATAACTCTCCTAAAATGGCGATAAAAAGATGTA
This sequence is a window from Streptococcus macedonicus ACA-DC 198. Protein-coding genes within it:
- the ccpA gene encoding Catabolite control protein A; its protein translation is MNTDDTITIYDVAREAGVSMATVSRVVNGNKNVKENTRKKVLEVIDRLDYRPNAVARGLASKKTTTVGVVIPNIANSYFSILAKGIDDIAAMYKYNIVLASSDEDDDKEVNVVNTLFAKQVDGIIFMGHRLTEKIRAEFSRSRTPVVLAGTVDLEHQLPSVNIDYKAAVADVVDILAKNNKEIAFVSGPLIDDINGKVRLAGYKEGLEKNGLSFKEGLVFEANYNYKDGFELAQRVINSGSTAAFVAEDELAAGLLNGLFEAGKKVPEDFEIITSNDSPITSYTRPNLSSISQPVYDLGAVSMRMLTKIMNKEELEEKEILLNHGLTTRGTTR
- a CDS encoding Glycosyltransferase LafB, responsible for the formation of Gal-Glc-DAG; the encoded protein is MKVLLYLEAENYLGKSGIGRAIKHQERALTMVGQEYTTNPKDDYDLVHINTYGLKSWHLLMKSKRAGKKVLMHGHSTEEDFRDSFIGSNLVSPIFRWYLCRFYQKADAIITPTEYSKSLIAGYGIKHPIYAVSNGIDLSRYVPDSAKEEAFRRYFDIKPDEKVVVCAGLYFMRKGIDEFVKVAERMPDVRFIWFGETNKWVIPHKVRSIVTRKHPSNVTFAGYIKGDVFEGAMSGADAFFFPSREETEGIVVLEALASHQHLVLRDIPVYHGWVDESCAELATDVDGFVGALRKVLAGKSQKQEAGYKVAESRSIDKVAHELVDVYEKVMEL
- the pepQ gene encoding Proline dipeptidase, with the protein product MSKLDQICLYLNQEKANIAVFSDPVTVNYLTGFYCDPHERQMFLFVYSDREPVLFVPALEVARASQIVAFPVFGYMDSENPWQKIKSSLPSTDSAKVFAEFDNLNVTKFQGLQTVFDGRFEDLTPFIQKMRLIKSQDEIEKMLIAGQFADKAVQVGFDNISLDNTETDVIAIIEFEMKKQGVEKMSFDTMVLTGNNAANPHGIPGTNKIENNSLLLFDLGTDMHGYASDMTRTVAVGKPDQFKKDIYELCLEAQLTAQEFIKPGVLASEVDAAARNVIEKAGYGKYFNHRLGHGIGMTCHEFPSIMEGNDMEIQEGMCFSVEPGIYIPGKVGVRIEDCGHVTKSGFEVFTHTPKELLYFEG
- a CDS encoding Small multidrug resistance protein is translated as MSYLHLFIAILGELLGTNLLKLLDDFTKPTPTVSALLSYGVCFYFLSLAMRKIPLGVTYTTWSAVGLVLIAFISVMIFKETLNVYSVIGLILIIIGVVMVNLLGNAGH